A window of Corallococcus macrosporus DSM 14697 contains these coding sequences:
- a CDS encoding ELWxxDGT repeat protein, with product MTSWRAIPVGVLLLCGGAAGAVPLEEGESGAERARRALASQASVDVSTAAPEGVAPGLFSRPWAVCSDRAERLRDIRPGPSGSGPQELARAGAAVVFSADDGVSGRELWATSDAGRQTARVKDVRSGAAGSQPRNLTRVGDKVFFVADDGVHGAELWRTDGTAEGTALVRDVRRGPVGAAPEFLTEVDGALYFTADDGVAGRELWRSDGTEKGTERVQAFLPGAGALSLGPLTAWGGGVALVSSSVAETVLWWVDARGRPRQVFSRQGAGVIFGLTAAGRHLFFLLDPGTERAELWVAHQGRLTAERVWTFPGDYPAHLTALDDALYFLAGASDWYGNPGDAIHGGELWRSDGSPEGTGLVMDLRPGPEGSMPKDLVALDGELYFTADDGVHGRELWRSNGTAQGTLLVRDLEPGPVGSSPLALTAESGWLFFSAETAGHGREVWYSAGRPWVTSRLLDIAPGTASSNPAGFVRAGFNIFFSASDGARDLEVYAVPFRPWWLCFAKDC from the coding sequence ATGACGTCATGGCGTGCCATTCCAGTGGGGGTGTTGCTGCTCTGCGGGGGCGCCGCGGGGGCCGTGCCGCTGGAGGAAGGCGAATCGGGGGCGGAGCGGGCGCGGAGGGCCCTGGCGTCGCAGGCCTCTGTCGACGTCTCGACAGCGGCGCCCGAGGGCGTCGCGCCCGGCCTGTTTTCGCGGCCCTGGGCGGTGTGCAGCGACAGGGCCGAGCGGCTGCGGGACATCCGGCCGGGGCCTTCGGGCTCGGGCCCCCAGGAACTGGCGAGGGCGGGCGCGGCCGTGGTCTTCAGCGCGGATGACGGCGTGAGTGGCCGCGAGCTGTGGGCGACGAGCGACGCGGGGCGGCAGACGGCGCGGGTGAAGGACGTGCGCTCGGGGGCGGCGGGCTCGCAGCCGCGGAACCTGACGCGGGTGGGCGACAAGGTCTTCTTCGTCGCGGATGACGGCGTGCACGGCGCGGAGCTGTGGCGCACCGACGGGACGGCGGAGGGCACGGCGCTGGTGCGGGACGTGCGGCGCGGGCCGGTGGGCGCGGCGCCGGAGTTCCTCACCGAGGTGGACGGGGCCCTCTACTTCACGGCGGATGACGGGGTGGCGGGCCGCGAGCTGTGGCGCTCCGACGGCACGGAGAAGGGCACGGAGCGGGTGCAGGCGTTCCTGCCCGGCGCCGGCGCGCTGTCCCTGGGGCCGTTGACGGCGTGGGGCGGGGGCGTGGCGCTGGTGTCCTCCAGCGTCGCGGAGACGGTGCTCTGGTGGGTGGACGCCCGGGGCCGGCCCCGCCAGGTGTTCTCCCGGCAGGGGGCCGGGGTGATTTTCGGGCTGACGGCGGCGGGCCGGCACCTCTTCTTCCTGTTGGACCCGGGCACGGAGCGGGCCGAGCTCTGGGTGGCGCACCAGGGGCGGTTGACCGCCGAGCGCGTCTGGACCTTCCCAGGGGACTACCCGGCGCACCTCACCGCGCTGGATGACGCGCTGTACTTCCTCGCGGGCGCGAGCGACTGGTACGGCAACCCGGGCGACGCCATCCACGGCGGCGAGCTGTGGCGCAGCGACGGCTCGCCGGAGGGGACGGGGCTGGTCATGGACCTCCGGCCCGGGCCGGAGGGCTCGATGCCCAAGGACCTGGTCGCGTTGGACGGCGAGCTGTACTTCACCGCGGATGACGGGGTGCATGGCCGCGAGCTGTGGCGCAGCAACGGCACGGCGCAGGGCACGCTGCTGGTGCGCGACCTCGAGCCCGGCCCGGTGGGGAGCAGCCCGCTGGCGCTCACGGCCGAGTCGGGCTGGCTGTTCTTCTCCGCGGAGACGGCGGGGCACGGGCGCGAGGTCTGGTACAGCGCCGGCCGCCCCTGGGTGACGAGCCGGCTGCTGGACATCGCGCCGGGGACGGCGTCCTCGAACCCCGCCGGCTTCGTCCGCGCCGGCTTCAACAT
- the ruvA gene encoding Holliday junction branch migration protein RuvA, with amino-acid sequence MISRLRGTVLEKDLEDATIDVGGVGYRVNFSTLTLGKLPAEGQPVDVRVRTVVREDAFDLFGFLTKGEEEVFLLLNSVSRVGPRLSLMVMSGMEVPELVAALSRGEVARLAKIHGVGKKTAERLVLELKDKVKNIHLEAVSRGTAPAAPSGALSDLVSALLNLGYKQPQAEKAADLAGERLGPDATFQALFREALKALRSGG; translated from the coding sequence ATGATTTCGCGGTTGCGTGGGACGGTGCTGGAGAAGGACCTGGAGGACGCCACCATCGACGTGGGCGGCGTGGGCTACCGGGTGAACTTCTCCACGCTGACGCTGGGGAAGCTGCCGGCGGAGGGGCAGCCGGTGGACGTGCGCGTGCGCACCGTGGTGCGCGAGGACGCCTTCGACCTCTTCGGCTTCCTGACGAAGGGCGAGGAAGAGGTGTTCCTGCTGCTCAACAGCGTGTCCCGCGTGGGGCCCCGGCTGTCGCTGATGGTGATGTCCGGCATGGAGGTGCCGGAGCTGGTGGCGGCGCTGTCGCGCGGCGAGGTGGCGCGGCTGGCGAAGATTCACGGCGTGGGGAAGAAGACCGCCGAGCGGCTGGTGCTGGAGCTCAAGGACAAGGTGAAGAACATCCACCTGGAGGCGGTGTCGCGTGGCACCGCGCCGGCCGCCCCCAGCGGGGCCCTCTCGGACCTGGTCTCCGCGCTGCTCAACCTCGGCTACAAGCAGCCCCAGGCGGAGAAGGCCGCGGACCTGGCCGGGGAGCGGCTGGGGCCGGACGCCACCTTCCAGGCCCTCTTCCGCGAGGCCCTCAAGGCGCTCCGCTCCGGCGGTTGA
- the ruvC gene encoding crossover junction endodeoxyribonuclease RuvC codes for MRVLGVDPGSRFMGFGVVEEKRGRLVHVGHGVIKGDPALPLSDRLRDLHGALTAALVKYRPAAVAVEGVFTFRNARSALVLGHARGVALLAAAQAGLPVFEYAPAKVKKAVGAGGADGKDAVARMVRTFLDLDASVLERADASDALAVALCHLNQGRAAVPAAPAAGKKRKGAAALLADRLAPAYRRPEAR; via the coding sequence GTGCGCGTGCTTGGCGTTGACCCGGGGAGCCGGTTCATGGGCTTCGGGGTGGTGGAGGAGAAGCGGGGCCGGCTGGTGCACGTGGGCCACGGCGTCATCAAGGGCGACCCGGCGCTGCCGCTGTCGGACCGCCTGCGGGACCTGCACGGCGCGCTGACGGCGGCGCTGGTGAAGTACCGCCCGGCCGCGGTGGCGGTGGAGGGCGTGTTCACCTTCCGCAACGCGCGCAGCGCGCTGGTGCTGGGACATGCGCGCGGCGTGGCGCTGCTGGCGGCGGCGCAGGCGGGGCTGCCCGTCTTCGAATATGCGCCGGCGAAGGTGAAGAAGGCGGTGGGCGCTGGCGGCGCGGACGGGAAGGACGCGGTGGCGCGGATGGTGCGCACCTTCCTGGACCTGGATGCGTCGGTGCTGGAGCGCGCGGACGCGAGCGACGCGCTGGCGGTGGCGCTGTGTCACCTGAACCAGGGGCGGGCCGCGGTACCGGCGGCGCCCGCGGCGGGCAAGAAGCGCAAGGGCGCGGCGGCGCTGCTGGCGGACCGGCTGGCGCCCGCGTACCGGCGCCCGGAGGCGAGATGA